The Enterobacter kobei genome has a segment encoding these proteins:
- a CDS encoding tail fiber domain-containing protein produces the protein MNTASSTIPWTQMQSVGTSDINFKHVNGDLDVADSLENICQMEFKRFYYLDDDEQTERRGVIAQQIEQIDKEYVHSAEGVGKMTLDLNPLMMDALAAIKALNAKVAELSKQVDELKQGGA, from the coding sequence ATGAATACAGCTTCGTCCACCATTCCATGGACACAGATGCAGTCTGTTGGAACATCAGATATTAATTTTAAACACGTCAACGGCGATCTCGATGTTGCTGATTCTCTTGAAAACATCTGTCAAATGGAGTTTAAGCGATTCTACTATCTTGATGATGATGAGCAGACAGAGCGCCGTGGCGTAATTGCTCAGCAGATCGAACAAATCGACAAGGAATATGTTCACTCTGCTGAGGGCGTAGGGAAAATGACGCTTGACCTTAACCCACTGATGATGGATGCCCTTGCAGCCATAAAGGCACTTAACGCAAAGGTAGCAGAACTTAGTAAACAGGTTGATGAGCTAAAACAGGGTGGAGCTTGA
- the amyA gene encoding alpha-amylase gives MRNPTLLQCFHWYYPAGGELWREVTALAPNLNEIGINMIWLPPAYKGASGGYSVGYDSYDLFDLGEFDQKGSIATKYGDKAQLLEAIEALKSNDIAVLLDVVVNHKMGADEKEPVRVQRVNEQDRTQIDDEIIECEAWTRYTFPARAGQYSQFVWDYKCFSGVDHIENPDEDGIFKIVNDYTGEGWNDQVDDEMGNFDYLMGENIDFRNHAVTEEIKYWARWVMEQTGCNGFRLDAVKHIPAWFYKEWIEHVQDVADQPLFIVAEYWSHEVDKLQAYIDQVDGKTMLFDAPLQMKFHEASRQGRDYDMSQIFTGTLVEADPFHAVTLVANHDTQPLQALEAPVEAWFKPLAYALILLRENGVPSVFYPDLFGASYDDTGGDGETYHIDMPVIEQLHELILARQRFAHGVQTLFFDHPNCIAFSRSGTEDDPGCVVVMSNGDDGEKVICLGENYGDKTWRDFLGNREETVTTAADGEGTFTCNGGSVSVWVIEDAL, from the coding sequence ATGCGCAACCCAACACTTTTACAATGTTTTCACTGGTATTACCCTGCTGGCGGTGAATTGTGGCGCGAAGTCACGGCGTTAGCCCCTAATCTTAATGAAATCGGCATCAATATGATCTGGCTTCCCCCCGCGTATAAAGGTGCGTCCGGCGGGTATTCGGTTGGCTATGACTCATATGATCTGTTCGATCTCGGCGAATTTGACCAGAAAGGCAGTATCGCCACGAAATACGGTGACAAAGCGCAGCTGCTGGAGGCCATTGAGGCGCTGAAAAGCAATGATATCGCCGTGCTGCTGGACGTCGTGGTGAACCACAAGATGGGGGCAGACGAGAAAGAACCTGTCCGCGTTCAGCGCGTGAACGAGCAAGACCGCACGCAAATTGATGATGAAATCATTGAGTGTGAAGCCTGGACCCGCTATACCTTCCCTGCCCGTGCCGGGCAATATTCCCAATTCGTCTGGGATTACAAATGCTTCAGCGGCGTGGACCATATTGAAAACCCGGATGAAGACGGCATCTTTAAAATCGTCAACGACTACACTGGCGAAGGCTGGAACGATCAGGTTGATGATGAGATGGGTAACTTCGATTATCTGATGGGCGAGAATATTGATTTTCGCAATCACGCGGTCACCGAAGAGATCAAATACTGGGCCCGCTGGGTCATGGAACAGACGGGCTGCAACGGTTTTCGTCTGGATGCCGTCAAGCATATTCCCGCCTGGTTTTATAAAGAGTGGATTGAGCACGTCCAGGACGTCGCTGACCAGCCGCTGTTTATTGTGGCGGAATACTGGTCCCATGAGGTGGATAAGCTGCAGGCCTATATTGACCAGGTCGACGGTAAAACCATGCTCTTTGATGCTCCCCTGCAGATGAAATTCCACGAAGCGTCTCGTCAGGGACGGGATTATGACATGAGCCAGATTTTCACCGGTACGCTGGTGGAGGCGGATCCGTTCCATGCGGTCACTCTCGTCGCTAACCACGACACCCAACCTTTGCAGGCGCTGGAAGCACCGGTAGAAGCCTGGTTTAAACCGCTGGCGTATGCGTTGATCCTGCTGCGGGAAAACGGCGTGCCGAGCGTGTTTTATCCGGATCTCTTCGGGGCGAGCTATGACGATACGGGTGGAGATGGCGAGACCTACCACATCGACATGCCGGTCATTGAGCAGCTTCATGAACTGATCCTCGCCCGGCAGCGTTTTGCCCACGGCGTGCAGACCCTGTTTTTTGACCATCCTAACTGCATCGCCTTCAGCCGCAGCGGTACGGAAGACGATCCCGGCTGTGTGGTAGTGATGTCGAACGGCGACGACGGCGAGAAAGTGATTTGTCTTGGGGAAAATTACGGCGACAAAACGTGGCGTGATTTCCTCGGCAATCGCGAAGAAACGGTCACCACCGCGGCAGATGGCGAAGGCACCTTTACCTGTAATGGAGGGAGTGTCAGCGTTTGGGTAATAGAAGATGCGCTGTAG
- the fliF gene encoding flagellar basal-body MS-ring/collar protein FliF, whose product MSATASTAPQNKSLEWMNRLRANPKIPLIVAGAAAIAILVAMVLWAKSPDYRTLYSNLSDQDGGAIVTQLTQMNIPYRFADNGGALEVPADKVHELRLRLAQQGLPKGGAVGFELLDQEKFGISQFSEQVNYQRALEGELARTIETLGPVKSARVHLAMPKPSLFVREQKSPSASVTVNLEPGRALDEGQISAVTHLVSSAVAGLPPGNVTVVDQSGHLLTQSNTAGRDLNDAQLKYAADVENRLQRRIEAILGPVVGNSNVHAQVTAQIDFSNKEQTEEQYSPNGDPAQAVMRSRQINSSEQVGGAYPGGVPGALSNQPAPANTAPISTPPANQQNGQQNNQQTTSTTSNAGPRTTSRNETTNYEVDRTIRHTKLNVGDIQRLSVAVVVNYKTLADGKPLPLTAEQMKQIENLTREAMGYSEKRGDTLNVVNSPFNAVEETGGELPFWQQQAFIDQLMSAGRWLLVLIVAWLLWRKGVRPQLQRRAEAEKAAREQMSTRQETEEAVEVRLSKDEQMQQRRANQRMGAEVMSQRIREMSDNDPRVVALVIRQWMGNEHE is encoded by the coding sequence ATGAGTGCAACAGCATCGACAGCGCCGCAAAATAAATCACTCGAGTGGATGAACCGCCTTCGCGCGAATCCTAAAATCCCGTTGATCGTGGCAGGCGCTGCCGCTATTGCCATCCTTGTAGCGATGGTTTTATGGGCAAAAAGCCCTGATTACCGCACGCTCTATAGCAACCTTTCCGATCAGGATGGCGGTGCCATCGTCACCCAGCTTACCCAGATGAACATCCCTTATCGCTTTGCCGATAACGGCGGTGCCCTTGAGGTGCCTGCTGATAAGGTCCACGAGCTGCGTCTGCGTCTGGCCCAGCAGGGCCTGCCGAAGGGCGGTGCGGTCGGTTTTGAACTGCTGGATCAGGAAAAGTTCGGTATCAGCCAGTTCAGCGAGCAGGTGAACTACCAGCGTGCGCTGGAAGGTGAGCTGGCCCGCACCATTGAAACGTTAGGCCCGGTGAAGAGTGCCCGTGTGCATCTGGCGATGCCTAAGCCTTCTTTATTTGTTCGTGAACAGAAATCCCCTTCAGCTTCCGTGACCGTGAACCTCGAACCTGGCCGCGCGCTGGACGAAGGGCAAATCAGCGCGGTGACGCATCTCGTCTCCAGCGCCGTCGCCGGTCTGCCACCGGGTAACGTGACGGTGGTCGATCAAAGCGGACACCTGCTGACCCAATCCAATACCGCCGGGCGTGACCTGAACGACGCGCAGCTGAAATATGCCGCAGACGTAGAAAACCGTCTCCAGCGTCGCATTGAAGCGATCCTCGGCCCGGTTGTCGGTAACAGCAACGTGCATGCGCAGGTGACCGCGCAGATTGACTTCTCTAATAAAGAACAAACCGAAGAGCAATACAGCCCGAACGGCGATCCGGCTCAGGCGGTGATGCGCTCGCGTCAGATCAACTCCAGCGAACAGGTAGGCGGCGCCTACCCTGGCGGCGTGCCGGGTGCGCTCTCTAACCAGCCTGCTCCGGCAAACACGGCACCGATTTCCACGCCGCCGGCCAATCAGCAGAACGGTCAGCAAAATAATCAGCAGACCACCTCAACGACCAGTAACGCCGGTCCACGCACCACTAGCCGTAACGAAACCACGAACTACGAAGTGGATCGGACGATCCGCCACACTAAACTCAACGTGGGCGATATTCAGCGTCTCTCTGTTGCGGTGGTGGTGAACTACAAAACGCTGGCGGATGGCAAACCGTTGCCGTTAACCGCTGAGCAGATGAAGCAGATTGAAAACCTGACCCGCGAAGCGATGGGCTACTCCGAGAAGCGTGGCGACACCCTTAACGTGGTGAACTCGCCGTTCAACGCGGTTGAAGAGACCGGCGGTGAACTGCCGTTCTGGCAACAACAGGCGTTTATCGACCAGCTGATGTCCGCAGGACGCTGGCTGCTGGTGCTGATTGTCGCGTGGCTGCTGTGGCGTAAGGGCGTTCGTCCACAACTCCAGCGTCGTGCTGAAGCAGAAAAAGCCGCTCGCGAACAGATGTCTACGCGTCAGGAAACGGAAGAAGCGGTTGAAGTTCGCCTCAGCAAAGATGAGCAGATGCAGCAGCGTCGGGCTAACCAGCGCATGGGCGCCGAAGTGATGAGCCAGCGCATTCGCGAAATGTCAGATAACGATCCGCGCGTCGTGGCGCTGGTCATCCGCCAGTGGATGGGTAACGAACATGAGTAA
- a CDS encoding S24 family peptidase produces MGFPSPAQDYVEERISLDKRLIAHPSAKYMMVAGTTYLRAGIMKGAMLIVDSSLTPKDGSLLVCAVDGEFRIMRYRKLPHPCLENPENGRREPLPMKDDVSDTSRPVFGVITYSINDARSGEFDDCPVM; encoded by the coding sequence ATGGGATTTCCAAGTCCAGCACAAGACTACGTTGAAGAGCGCATATCACTCGATAAGCGTCTTATCGCTCATCCATCAGCCAAGTACATGATGGTAGCCGGAACGACATATCTGCGCGCCGGGATCATGAAGGGCGCTATGCTTATCGTCGACTCGTCGCTGACGCCGAAGGATGGTTCTCTGCTTGTCTGTGCTGTTGATGGTGAGTTCAGGATTATGCGCTACAGGAAGCTACCGCATCCCTGCCTGGAAAACCCAGAAAATGGAAGGAGGGAGCCGTTACCGATGAAAGACGATGTGTCGGATACATCGCGGCCGGTGTTTGGGGTGATCACGTACAGCATCAACGATGCTCGCTCTGGCGAGTTCGACGACTGCCCGGTGATGTGA
- a CDS encoding glycosyltransferase family 2 protein: MKVSLVVPVFNEEDAIPIFYKTVREFEGLQQHEVEIVFINDGSKDATESIINALAVSDPLVVPLSFTRNFGKEPALFAGLDHATGEAIIPIDVDLQDPIEVIPHLIEKWQAGADMVLAKRTDRSTDGRLKRKTAEWFYKLHNKISNPKIEENVGDFRLMSRDVVESIKLMPERNLFMKGVLSWVGGRTDVVEYARAERVAGDSKFNGWKLWNLALEGITSFSTFPLRMWTYIGLFVAGLAFIYGAWMIVDTLAFGNPVRGYPSMLVSILFLGGIQLIGIGVLGEYIGRIYVEVKGRPRYIIKNYEPTNKS, encoded by the coding sequence ATGAAAGTTTCTCTGGTCGTTCCCGTCTTCAACGAAGAAGACGCGATACCTATTTTTTATAAAACGGTTCGGGAATTTGAAGGGCTTCAGCAGCATGAAGTCGAGATAGTCTTCATAAACGATGGCAGCAAAGACGCTACAGAATCAATTATCAACGCGCTTGCTGTTTCCGATCCGCTTGTGGTCCCGCTGTCATTCACAAGAAACTTCGGTAAAGAGCCTGCGCTATTCGCTGGCCTGGACCATGCAACAGGTGAGGCAATAATCCCAATTGATGTTGACTTGCAGGACCCAATTGAGGTCATTCCACACCTGATTGAGAAGTGGCAGGCTGGGGCAGATATGGTGCTGGCTAAGCGCACTGACCGCTCCACCGATGGGAGACTCAAGCGTAAGACCGCAGAATGGTTCTATAAGCTACACAACAAAATCAGCAACCCAAAGATCGAGGAGAACGTCGGTGACTTTCGCCTGATGTCTCGAGATGTTGTTGAGAGCATCAAGCTGATGCCAGAACGTAACCTTTTCATGAAAGGCGTTTTGAGTTGGGTTGGCGGACGCACTGACGTTGTTGAATACGCCCGCGCAGAACGTGTTGCCGGGGATTCTAAGTTCAATGGCTGGAAGCTGTGGAACCTTGCATTAGAGGGCATTACCAGTTTCTCAACTTTTCCACTGCGCATGTGGACGTATATCGGCTTGTTCGTTGCTGGCCTGGCCTTCATCTATGGCGCATGGATGATCGTCGACACGTTAGCATTTGGCAATCCGGTTCGCGGCTATCCATCAATGCTTGTTTCAATACTTTTCCTTGGTGGGATTCAGTTGATAGGCATAGGTGTTCTTGGGGAGTATATCGGAAGGATTTATGTTGAAGTTAAGGGAAGACCGCGATACATCATCAAAAATTATGAACCAACAAACAAGTCTTAA
- the fliT gene encoding flagella biosynthesis regulatory protein FliT, whose translation MSNAPQLYTLYQQLLEQSQLMLRLARQGLWDDLIICETDYVNAVHSLARLTQESEPSMQIQEQLRPTLRVILDNEGQVKTLLQARMDELAKLVGQSSIQKTVLSTYGNQGGHVLVPQSNSDIS comes from the coding sequence ATGAGTAATGCACCGCAGCTCTATACCCTTTATCAGCAACTCCTTGAGCAGAGCCAGTTGATGTTGCGACTGGCCCGGCAGGGGCTATGGGATGATCTGATCATCTGTGAAACCGACTATGTTAATGCGGTGCACTCACTGGCTCGTCTCACTCAGGAAAGTGAACCTTCGATGCAGATTCAGGAGCAGCTTCGCCCGACGCTGCGGGTGATCCTGGACAACGAAGGCCAGGTAAAAACATTGCTGCAAGCCAGAATGGATGAGCTGGCGAAGCTAGTTGGGCAATCCTCCATCCAGAAAACCGTTCTCTCCACCTACGGTAATCAAGGCGGCCATGTCCTGGTTCCGCAAAGTAATAGCGATATAAGTTAG
- a CDS encoding GtrA family protein, whose amino-acid sequence MLKLFAKYTSIGVINTLIHWVVFAICIYVFRTGQALGNFAGFVLAVSFSFFANARFTFKSSTTTMRYMLYVGFMGTLSAAVGWGADRSGMAPIITLIIFSAISLVCGFIYSKFIVFRDAK is encoded by the coding sequence ATGTTAAAGCTCTTTGCTAAGTACACATCAATCGGCGTCATAAACACGCTCATTCACTGGGTAGTGTTCGCTATTTGCATATACGTGTTTCGCACAGGTCAGGCACTTGGCAACTTCGCCGGTTTCGTCTTGGCGGTGTCGTTCAGCTTCTTCGCAAACGCCAGGTTCACCTTTAAGTCTTCGACAACTACGATGCGCTACATGCTCTACGTTGGATTTATGGGAACACTAAGTGCTGCTGTAGGTTGGGGCGCTGATAGATCTGGCATGGCCCCTATTATCACGTTAATCATCTTCTCCGCCATCAGTCTGGTGTGCGGCTTTATCTATTCAAAGTTCATTGTCTTTAGGGATGCGAAATGA
- the fliH gene encoding flagellar assembly protein FliH, producing MSNELSWKRWTPDDLAPPLSEFTPAKVSPAEPDADVGQPELSEEEKQAQMLAQLQMQAHEQGYTAGLNEGRQKGHDLGYQEGLAKGLEHGIDQARQQQAPIHARMQQLVSEFQHTLDALDSVIASRLMQMALEAARQVIGQTPVVDNTALIKQIQGLLQQEPLFSGKPQLRVHPDDLQRIEESLGATLSLHGWRLRGDPSLHHGGCKVSADEGDLDASVATRWQELCRLAAPGVV from the coding sequence ATGTCTAATGAGCTGTCGTGGAAGCGCTGGACGCCAGACGATCTGGCCCCTCCCCTTTCTGAATTCACGCCCGCGAAGGTCTCACCCGCAGAGCCTGACGCCGACGTCGGGCAGCCCGAGCTGAGCGAGGAGGAGAAGCAAGCGCAGATGCTGGCGCAGCTGCAAATGCAGGCGCATGAGCAGGGCTACACTGCCGGTCTGAATGAAGGCCGCCAGAAAGGTCACGATCTGGGCTATCAGGAAGGTCTGGCGAAAGGATTAGAGCACGGTATCGACCAGGCGCGTCAGCAGCAGGCGCCGATCCACGCCCGCATGCAGCAGCTGGTCAGCGAGTTCCAGCACACGCTGGACGCGCTGGACAGCGTGATTGCGTCCCGTCTGATGCAGATGGCGCTGGAAGCTGCGCGTCAGGTCATTGGCCAGACGCCTGTGGTGGATAACACGGCGCTGATCAAACAGATTCAGGGGCTTCTGCAGCAGGAGCCGCTGTTCAGCGGCAAACCGCAGCTGCGCGTTCACCCGGACGATCTGCAGCGCATTGAAGAGAGTCTGGGGGCAACCCTCAGCCTGCACGGCTGGCGTTTGCGCGGCGATCCGTCGTTACACCACGGCGGCTGCAAAGTCTCTGCCGACGAAGGTGACCTGGATGCCAGCGTCGCCACTCGCTGGCAGGAACTGTGCCGCCTGGCGGCACCGGGAGTCGTCTGA
- the yedD gene encoding lipoprotein YedD, with protein MKKIAIAGALLALTGCVQVDNYQDVIKHPVPAHLAGYWQSKGPQSSLVSPEAIATLVVTEEGDTLDCRQWQRVIAVPGKIMLRSDSYYNVTRKLDIYPLERDGATLEYDGMELQKVDRPTVECADYLSKNPLESKLP; from the coding sequence ATGAAAAAAATAGCAATTGCTGGCGCGCTGCTGGCACTGACCGGGTGCGTACAGGTCGATAACTATCAGGATGTGATCAAGCATCCTGTCCCGGCGCATCTGGCGGGATACTGGCAGTCAAAAGGACCGCAGAGTAGCCTGGTCAGTCCTGAAGCGATTGCCACGCTGGTGGTGACCGAAGAGGGCGATACGCTGGACTGCCGCCAGTGGCAGCGCGTGATTGCCGTGCCGGGTAAAATCATGCTGCGTTCAGACAGCTACTACAACGTTACCCGCAAGCTGGATATCTATCCGCTGGAGCGCGATGGCGCGACGCTTGAGTATGACGGGATGGAGCTGCAGAAGGTTGACCGCCCAACGGTGGAATGTGCTGATTACCTGAGCAAAAACCCGCTGGAGAGTAAACTACCGTAG
- a CDS encoding P63C domain-containing protein: MRARTINGCEKINATWDIVKAWRCFNYPPEFFEQLCRLRGVPFKANMLKPQYLGHLVNNITYDRMAPELRSALKEERAKTKKSGQKCINF, translated from the coding sequence ATGCGCGCTCGCACCATCAACGGATGTGAGAAGATCAACGCTACATGGGATATTGTGAAAGCTTGGCGTTGTTTTAATTACCCACCAGAGTTTTTTGAGCAGTTGTGCCGATTGAGAGGTGTTCCGTTCAAAGCCAATATGCTCAAGCCACAATACTTAGGGCATCTTGTAAACAATATAACTTATGACCGTATGGCACCTGAGCTCAGAAGCGCATTAAAAGAAGAAAGAGCAAAAACCAAAAAATCGGGGCAAAAATGCATCAATTTTTAA
- the fliG gene encoding flagellar motor switch protein FliG, translating into MSNTLTGTDKSVILLMTIGEDRAAEVFKHLSQREVQILSAAMANVRQISNKQLTEVLSEFEQEAEQFAALNVNANDYLRSVLVKALGEERAASLLEDILETRDTASGIETLNFMEPQSAADLIRDEHPQIIATILVHLKRGQAADILALFEERLRHDVMLRIATFGGVQPAALAELTEVLNNLLDGQNLKRSKMGGVRTAAEIINLMKTQQEEAVITAVREFDGELAQKIIDEMFLFENLVEVDDRSIQRLLQEVDSESLLIALKGAEQPLREKFLRNMSQRAADILRDDLANRGPVRLSQVENEQKAILLIVRRLAETGEMVIGSGDDTYV; encoded by the coding sequence ATGAGTAATACGCTTACAGGCACCGATAAAAGCGTCATCCTGCTGATGACCATTGGCGAAGACCGCGCGGCAGAGGTGTTTAAGCACCTCTCCCAGCGGGAAGTGCAAATCCTCAGTGCGGCCATGGCCAACGTGCGTCAGATCTCCAATAAACAGCTGACCGAAGTGCTGTCGGAATTTGAGCAGGAAGCCGAACAGTTTGCCGCGCTCAACGTCAACGCCAACGACTACCTGCGCTCCGTCCTGGTCAAGGCGCTGGGCGAAGAGCGTGCCGCCAGCTTGCTGGAAGACATTCTGGAAACGCGCGATACCGCCAGCGGGATCGAAACGCTTAACTTTATGGAGCCGCAGAGTGCCGCCGACCTTATTCGCGACGAGCACCCGCAGATTATCGCCACCATCCTTGTCCACCTCAAACGGGGTCAGGCAGCCGATATTCTGGCCCTGTTCGAAGAGCGTCTGCGTCACGATGTGATGCTGCGTATCGCAACCTTCGGTGGCGTCCAGCCGGCCGCGCTGGCGGAGCTGACCGAAGTACTGAACAACCTGCTCGACGGTCAGAACCTCAAGCGCAGCAAAATGGGCGGCGTGAGAACGGCGGCGGAAATCATCAACCTGATGAAAACGCAGCAGGAAGAAGCGGTTATTACCGCGGTTCGCGAATTCGACGGCGAGCTGGCACAGAAAATTATCGACGAGATGTTCCTGTTCGAAAACCTGGTCGAAGTGGACGATCGCAGCATCCAGCGCCTGCTCCAGGAAGTGGACTCCGAATCGCTGCTTATCGCCCTCAAAGGTGCCGAACAGCCGCTGCGCGAGAAGTTCCTGCGCAACATGTCTCAGCGTGCGGCGGATATCCTGCGCGACGACCTTGCCAACCGCGGTCCGGTTCGTCTGTCTCAGGTGGAGAACGAACAGAAAGCCATCCTGCTTATTGTTCGTCGTCTGGCGGAAACCGGCGAGATGGTGATTGGCAGCGGAGACGACACCTATGTCTAA
- a CDS encoding glucosyltransferase domain-containing protein, protein MLRFNLDKKLFSMILLMSLIFFLPIILSSHYYVDDLGRSIYGYSKWSENGRPLADLLFLSLSFGPQLPDISPLPQLLALGILSLSVYFSAKAFLTEFDGYFAAIISMVAISSPFLLENISYKYDAFPMSISVLCAIIPFAFKSVELKKQFLYCFTSVILILCIYQASINIYIIFAIIYVLNMFRLGETRNGLLSIVASIGGLGISYLIYSTFISPYFLVGSYNLRHSELATSGINDALTVLSRNITEFGKLISLVVTTPFIIFCVVVLTLSLIALIKISLVKCSYSKPEKIMKLLVIVFSPFAVLCMITGPMMLLRDPVLSPRVLMAFGTACFFFAVLSTWAFSRTKLYKSLCGILFTVYALYSLGIAYAYANSLNNQEKYENAIIQLMMSDLNSLGLSSYEFIAFKGGVSLSPEVRMAAKKYPIISKLIQPTINNQWVWGHTQMMHFDLDKKFQSFDYHMSLKSSLCTFENIRNSNNYNILVDKKSSTVVFDFTKTECK, encoded by the coding sequence ATGCTTCGTTTCAATTTAGACAAAAAGCTTTTTTCAATGATATTGCTTATGTCATTGATATTCTTCTTACCAATTATCTTATCAAGTCACTATTACGTTGATGATTTAGGTCGTTCTATTTACGGATATTCAAAGTGGTCTGAGAACGGCAGGCCTCTTGCTGATCTTTTATTCCTATCTTTGAGCTTTGGGCCTCAGTTGCCAGACATATCTCCACTACCGCAATTGCTTGCCTTGGGCATCTTATCGCTGAGCGTTTACTTTTCTGCAAAAGCATTTCTCACTGAATTTGATGGGTACTTTGCTGCCATCATTTCAATGGTTGCAATTTCAAGCCCATTCTTGTTGGAGAATATATCATATAAATACGATGCTTTCCCAATGTCGATATCCGTATTGTGTGCAATAATTCCTTTTGCATTCAAATCGGTAGAATTAAAAAAACAATTTCTATATTGCTTTACTTCTGTAATTTTAATTTTGTGCATCTATCAGGCATCAATTAACATATATATAATATTCGCTATTATATACGTATTAAATATGTTCAGATTAGGTGAAACTCGCAATGGATTGTTATCAATAGTAGCATCCATTGGCGGATTAGGTATTAGTTATCTTATATATTCAACTTTCATTTCACCATATTTTTTAGTTGGTAGTTATAATTTAAGGCATAGTGAACTTGCAACTTCAGGAATAAATGATGCCTTAACGGTTCTATCACGCAATATTACCGAATTTGGAAAATTGATAAGTCTTGTTGTTACCACGCCATTTATAATATTTTGTGTAGTGGTGTTAACATTATCTTTAATTGCGTTAATAAAGATCTCGCTTGTTAAATGCAGTTACTCTAAGCCTGAGAAAATAATGAAGCTTTTAGTCATTGTATTTTCTCCATTTGCAGTTTTGTGCATGATAACAGGACCCATGATGCTCCTGAGGGACCCAGTACTATCTCCCAGGGTTCTAATGGCATTTGGAACTGCGTGTTTCTTCTTTGCGGTTCTTTCCACCTGGGCCTTCTCTCGCACAAAGCTTTACAAATCATTATGCGGTATTTTATTTACAGTCTACGCCCTATACTCTTTAGGGATTGCCTATGCTTACGCGAACTCACTTAACAATCAAGAAAAGTATGAGAATGCGATAATTCAATTAATGATGTCTGACTTAAACAGCCTTGGCTTGAGCAGTTATGAATTTATTGCTTTCAAAGGTGGAGTGTCGTTGTCACCAGAAGTTAGGATGGCAGCAAAAAAATACCCAATAATTTCAAAACTTATACAGCCGACAATAAATAATCAATGGGTGTGGGGCCATACCCAAATGATGCATTTCGATTTGGATAAAAAATTTCAAAGCTTTGATTATCACATGTCGCTTAAATCGAGTTTATGTACATTTGAAAATATCAGAAACTCTAACAACTATAACATTTTAGTTGATAAAAAAAGCTCAACTGTTGTATTTGATTTCACGAAGACAGAGTGTAAATAG
- the fliE gene encoding flagellar hook-basal body complex protein FliE translates to MAIQGIEGVISQLQATAMTARNQNVAEQQPTISFAGQLHAALDRISDTQTAARTQAEKFTLGEPGVALNDVMADLQKATVSLQMGIQVRNKLVSAYQEVMGMQV, encoded by the coding sequence ATGGCTATACAGGGCATTGAAGGGGTAATCAGTCAGTTGCAGGCAACGGCGATGACGGCCCGTAATCAGAATGTGGCAGAACAACAGCCGACCATCAGCTTTGCGGGGCAACTGCATGCCGCTCTTGACCGTATCAGCGATACCCAGACCGCGGCGCGTACCCAGGCGGAGAAATTCACCCTCGGTGAGCCGGGCGTGGCGCTGAATGACGTGATGGCCGATTTGCAGAAAGCCACGGTTTCCCTGCAGATGGGAATTCAGGTGCGGAATAAACTGGTGTCGGCTTATCAGGAAGTGATGGGCATGCAGGTTTAG
- the fliS gene encoding flagellar export chaperone FliS: MYGAKGTQAYAKIEVESAVMSASQQQLVIMLFDGALSALVRARLFLQDGNIPAKGLAISKAINIIENGLKVGLVESNGDELTQNLIALYAYMVRRLLHANVNNDASAIEEVETLLRNIADGWKEVAGTPQLMQDAV, from the coding sequence ATGTACGGCGCAAAAGGTACACAAGCCTACGCAAAAATAGAGGTTGAAAGCGCGGTGATGAGCGCCAGCCAGCAACAGCTGGTTATCATGCTATTTGATGGAGCCCTCAGCGCGCTGGTTCGCGCGCGTCTGTTCCTGCAAGACGGCAATATCCCGGCAAAGGGACTCGCGATTTCGAAAGCGATCAACATTATCGAGAACGGTCTGAAGGTCGGCCTGGTGGAAAGTAATGGTGATGAGCTCACACAAAACCTGATCGCCCTTTATGCCTATATGGTTCGTCGCCTCCTGCACGCCAATGTGAATAACGACGCCAGCGCCATCGAAGAGGTGGAAACATTGCTGCGCAATATCGCTGACGGGTGGAAGGAGGTTGCCGGTACCCCACAACTGATGCAGGACGCCGTCTAA